The genomic interval GAGGTGCTGCACCCGGCCGGGCCGCCGACCGAGACCGGACTGCCGACCGAGACCGGGCTGTCGACCGAGAGCGGGCTGTCGACCGAGAGCGGGCGGTCGACCTACAGCGGGTTCGGGGTCGGGACTGTCTGGCGGGAGAGCCGGACCGGCCCGGACGGCACCGTGATGGCCGAGGAGTTCGCCGTCCAGGAGGCGACACCGCCCCGGCGACTCGTGGTCAGCTCGACCGGCAACGGGGTGGACTACCTGACGACGTACACCTTCGCTCCGGTGCCGGGCCGGCGGCCGGGCCGGCACCGGACGGTGGTGACGGTCAGCCACCAGGGTGTGCCGACCGCCCGGTACGGCCGGCTGTTGGCGGTGATCTTCGGCGGGCTCGCCGCCCGGGCGGGCGAGGGCGCGCTGCGCCGGGACCTGGCCGACCTCGCCACCGCCACCGGGCCGGACCGTCGCGGCCCCGCCGTCGCCGCCTGATCCCCGCGCCGCCCCCGCGCCCGTCACCTCTCTGATCGTCCCCGGCCGGTCACCGGATCGTGCACCTGCCAGGCGGCGGACGCCCGGCGGTCGATAGGGTTCGGGCGGAGGTGTCCGGGCATGGCAACGCCGAACGGCGCGCGGAACTGGTGGCGGCCGGCGGTCGCCATCGCGGTGGCGGTGCTGGTCGTGGTCGGATCCGCCGTGATCGTGCACCGGGTGCTGGCGCCGGCCGAGGTGGTCACCCCGGCCCGGGCCGACTATCCGGCCCCGGTGACCGTCCGGCCCGGCGTGGTCGGCACCCTGAACGCGGCACCGCTGATCGTCGACGACCGGATCCGGGTCTACGCCACCACCCGGCAGATCCGGGCCGACCGGCCGGTCGACGCACCCACCCGGCGTACGCCCTACTGGTCGTACCGGCGCTGGCCGGCGCAGGTGGCGGGGCTGGTGGCCGACGGCGGCACGGTGGTGACCCGCTGGTCGGACGGCGAGCTGGTGGCACTGGACGCGCGTACCGGCACCGTGCGCTGGCGGGCCACCGGACCCAGCCCCGGGCACGGCTACCTCGGCCGACGCACCGGAGCCGCCACCGTCTACGCCCCGACCGGCCTGCACACCGCCCGCACCTCGACCGGCCGGCCCGTACTGGTGGTCGGTGGGACCGCCGACCGGCGCGGGATCGACCTCGACTCCGGCCGGGAACTGTGGCGCCTCGCCGCCGATCCCACCTGCTCCGACGGGGGCCCGGACGACGAGGCCGCCGCCGGCGCGGGGCAGGGGCTGACCACCACCGACGGGTTCTTCGCCGTCCTCGACACCTGTGCCGGTTCCCGGGAGGTCGAGTTCCACGACGTGGCCACGGGCAGCCTCGCCGGTCGTTGGCGTCCCGACGACTCCGGGGGGCCGGTGCAGGTCAGCCCGGTCGGCTGTGCGGCCGGGCGGTCCGGCTGCCGGGCGCTGCGGACGGTCAGCGCCGGGGTGACCCGGGGCTGGCTGGTCGAGGGGGCCCGCCCGGTACCCGCCCCGGCCCTGGACTCGCCCGATGCCGTACTGGTCGACGAGGTCGCGGTGGCGCCGGCCGGAACCGGGCTGGTGGCCCGCTCGGCGCGCAACAATGCCGAACTCTGGCGCTGGTCCGAGGCGGGTCAGGCGCGGCTGGTCGCCGCCCAACCGGGTCGGGTGCACCTGCGTACCGCCGAAGGGGACCTGGTCACCCTCGACGCCGCGACCGGGGCGGAAAGGTCCCGCTTCCCGTTCACGTACGGGCGGGACTCGACCACCTGGTCGCCCGGGTTCGCCTACGCCGCCAGCGGCTTCGTCGCGGTGGAGCGGCTGGCCGAGCCGGTCGACCCGACCGCCGGGGACGACCGCTACTACCTGGCCGCCCAGCCGGTCATCCTGGCCGGCACCTGACCCGGCCCACTCCGGCGGACGTGTCTCCTCCGGCGACGCCCCGGCCCCCGCTGCTCCGGCTACGGCTCGGTCTGCGCTGCTCCGCTACGACCCGGTCCGCGCTGCTCCGACGACGACGCGTGCTCTGCGCTGCTCCGGCTACGACGCGGTATCTGCGTCGACCCTGCGACGGCGGTGTGCCCGGCGGGTGACGACCAGGAGTCCGCCGGCCACGAGCAGGCCGGCCAGCAGCGAAC from Plantactinospora sp. BC1 carries:
- a CDS encoding SRPBCC domain-containing protein, with amino-acid sequence MSTVAFSRLIEAPADELWRVFTDLPARPRWLCQVDQVEVLHPAGPPTETGLPTETGLSTESGLSTESGRSTYSGFGVGTVWRESRTGPDGTVMAEEFAVQEATPPRRLVVSSTGNGVDYLTTYTFAPVPGRRPGRHRTVVTVSHQGVPTARYGRLLAVIFGGLAARAGEGALRRDLADLATATGPDRRGPAVAA
- a CDS encoding PQQ-binding-like beta-propeller repeat protein, with protein sequence MATPNGARNWWRPAVAIAVAVLVVVGSAVIVHRVLAPAEVVTPARADYPAPVTVRPGVVGTLNAAPLIVDDRIRVYATTRQIRADRPVDAPTRRTPYWSYRRWPAQVAGLVADGGTVVTRWSDGELVALDARTGTVRWRATGPSPGHGYLGRRTGAATVYAPTGLHTARTSTGRPVLVVGGTADRRGIDLDSGRELWRLAADPTCSDGGPDDEAAAGAGQGLTTTDGFFAVLDTCAGSREVEFHDVATGSLAGRWRPDDSGGPVQVSPVGCAAGRSGCRALRTVSAGVTRGWLVEGARPVPAPALDSPDAVLVDEVAVAPAGTGLVARSARNNAELWRWSEAGQARLVAAQPGRVHLRTAEGDLVTLDAATGAERSRFPFTYGRDSTTWSPGFAYAASGFVAVERLAEPVDPTAGDDRYYLAAQPVILAGT